A region from the bacterium genome encodes:
- the ispD gene encoding 2-C-methyl-D-erythritol 4-phosphate cytidylyltransferase: protein MKYGLILAAGRGERFGFKKQRVLLGGHPLALWSILAFEQSPSVDYIVMVTDEESVEFFESEIKERGIEKVEAVVPGGEKRIDSLKAGLKVMNNEGYIAVHDGARPFVRVEDLSKGFDIVEKKGPAIYAIPSTDTLKKVHNNIVSETLPRQAIYRAQTPQFFSLPMLRDALKKADEIGFNGTDEASYVELLGEKIHIIQGREENLKITFRHDLELAEELIAAGTCP, encoded by the coding sequence ATGAAATACGGATTGATACTTGCTGCCGGTCGTGGTGAGCGTTTCGGATTCAAGAAGCAAAGAGTTCTCCTTGGCGGTCATCCCCTTGCACTCTGGAGCATCCTTGCATTTGAACAATCACCTTCAGTAGATTATATTGTCATGGTTACCGATGAGGAAAGCGTTGAATTTTTTGAAAGCGAGATTAAGGAAAGAGGCATTGAGAAAGTTGAAGCCGTTGTTCCCGGCGGCGAAAAAAGGATTGATTCTCTTAAAGCAGGCCTTAAGGTGATGAATAATGAAGGTTATATAGCGGTTCATGACGGCGCAAGACCGTTTGTGCGGGTTGAAGATTTATCGAAAGGGTTTGATATAGTTGAAAAGAAAGGACCCGCAATCTACGCTATACCCTCCACAGATACGCTAAAGAAAGTGCACAATAATATCGTCAGCGAGACTCTGCCAAGACAAGCCATCTATCGTGCGCAAACCCCCCAGTTTTTCTCTCTGCCGATGCTTAGGGATGCACTTAAGAAAGCCGACGAGATAGGCTTCAATGGAACTGACGAAGCAAGTTACGTTGAACTCCTAGGAGAAAAAATTCATATCATTCAAGGACGAGAGGAGAATCTTAAAATAACTTTCCGCCACGATCTTGAGCTTGCCGAAGAACTTATAGCGGCAGGCACCTGTCCCTGA
- a CDS encoding 4Fe-4S binding protein, with protein MRRTIVQIVSWLVINYNFPGFIGRIFDKFGLTQSKAMANIVGASNNLVDMTTKSVCVPGLNCYSCPTAGGACPMGSIQHFIALKQIPFFAAGSMLAISAVVGRMPCGWLCPFGWLQDLLYKIPTFKLKLPYWTHYLKYIFLVGVAGIVVFLTGETWFCKLCPAGAFGAGIPQILLDDQLPRLLGWLFITKLGILAITLVLSIFSKRPFCRICALGAIFSLGNPLSLFRLRVDKANCNKCDMCYRVCPMEIRPYQNPQSTACIRCLECTRCELIDFVTVFKMPESVKPVSGGASARGTE; from the coding sequence ATGAGAAGAACGATAGTCCAGATTGTTTCGTGGCTAGTTATAAACTACAACTTTCCTGGCTTCATTGGAAGGATATTCGACAAGTTCGGTTTAACGCAGAGTAAGGCAATGGCCAATATCGTTGGAGCAAGCAACAATCTCGTTGATATGACAACGAAAAGTGTCTGTGTTCCAGGTCTCAACTGCTATTCATGCCCTACCGCAGGCGGAGCCTGTCCTATGGGTTCAATTCAGCATTTCATAGCCCTTAAGCAGATTCCTTTTTTTGCAGCAGGTTCCATGCTTGCCATATCGGCAGTTGTTGGAAGAATGCCTTGCGGATGGCTTTGTCCTTTCGGATGGCTTCAGGATCTCCTGTATAAGATTCCTACATTCAAACTCAAACTCCCTTATTGGACCCATTATCTGAAGTATATCTTTCTTGTCGGAGTAGCAGGAATAGTCGTTTTCTTGACAGGAGAAACCTGGTTCTGCAAGCTGTGCCCTGCCGGGGCTTTTGGAGCAGGCATCCCGCAGATTCTTCTCGATGATCAGTTGCCCAGACTTCTAGGATGGCTTTTTATAACAAAGCTAGGAATACTGGCAATTACTCTTGTTCTTTCAATTTTCTCAAAAAGGCCATTTTGTCGGATATGCGCTTTAGGAGCAATATTCTCGCTAGGTAATCCTTTAAGCCTCTTCAGGCTCAGGGTTGATAAAGCCAACTGCAACAAATGCGATATGTGCTATCGGGTGTGCCCTATGGAAATAAGACCGTATCAGAACCCTCAAAGCACCGCATGCATTCGGTGCCTTGAATGTACAAGGTGTGAATTGATTGATTTCGTTACTGTATTTAAGATGCCTGAATCGGTAAAACCTGTTTCAGGCGGAGCAAGCGCCAGGGGTACTGAATGA